The following coding sequences are from one bacterium window:
- a CDS encoding ferredoxin: MNEKAMHLEIDEASCISCGLCEARAPENLITDRDKATAVVVKQPAGEAEIEGSTDAVDYCPTGSLKAKMIEPEESAA, from the coding sequence TTGAACGAGAAGGCCATGCACCTCGAAATCGACGAGGCCTCCTGCATTTCCTGCGGCCTCTGCGAGGCTCGAGCCCCTGAAAACCTCATCACGGATAGAGACAAGGCGACCGCCGTCGTGGTCAAGCAGCCCGCCGGGGAAGCAGAGATCGAAGGATCCACCGATGCAGTGGACTATTGCCCGACCGGCAGTCTGAAAGCAAAGATGATCGAGCCTGAAGAAAGTGCCGCGTAG